The following coding sequences are from one Aethina tumida isolate Nest 87 chromosome 2, icAetTumi1.1, whole genome shotgun sequence window:
- the LOC109604513 gene encoding uncharacterized protein LOC109604513 isoform X1 encodes MSLKFTIADKDYTVHPDDVTPETTLNEYLREKAHLTGTKRMCLEGGCGCCIVAVERIDPATRTKKIFAVNSCLVSIFSCQDWKIHTIEGIGNSRIGYHPLQKTLADENGSQCGFCSGGMIMNMFAMTNNGPVSAETVENSFGGNICRCTGYRAIIDSFKKFTTTDIKDIEDFKPCSPEECKNLCITPCHKLQKDLLYDWEKSKWMKVYSLQDLLQTISITTTNYRLVAGNTARGVYKHDPLPQTYLEVTSIKELTTWELVGNTLILGGNMSLNETLNIFNKVSTQNSKFKYLQKMARHIDLIANVPVRNVGTIAGNLMIKHTHQEFPSDIFLILETVGACLVITDVFGNENRVTPERFISFNMKKKVITKVILTGINYDYLLNTYKIMPRAQNVHAVVNAGFFFKMKSGVVDTCRIVYGGINPQFVHAIRIEKYLSGKSLFNNSVLQEAYKQLSNDLRPDYILPDDTPEYRKKLAIALFYKFVLNNAPSDKVSPKNKSGGSLLQRPLSSGVQSFSTNKNLYPVTAPLVKLEALSQTSGRAEYIEDMPDFPGQTFAQFVTAKVPPGSTITNIDASPALALPGVISFYGKNDIPGVNNWIPTLIWVYFTVKEELFCEGKVKYYDQPVGVIVAKTQDLANKAADLVKIICTSPRQEYYITVKDILKASKDVQKERITEMTTVIAKRKGNDVQKVVKGDFYIDLQYHFHMEVHCCNVIPVEDGLDVYSSTQWMDAVQIGIANVLGIKQTQVNMHVRRLGGAFGGKLVRNGIVGAATALAAFKTNRPTKLRLDLERNMNMIGKRNPLYVEYEVGVNNQGVIQYLDAELYSDVGVGGNEPLDPFIRDTFTSGYDTDTWNYTTHIVKTDTTPPCWTRSPGSSEGLAAIEAIMEHIATELGMDPLQLKRGNMIKEKHEKLAQFTNEMMIWANVDKRKQQIVQFNQDNRWRKRGISVVPMVWTYDVTANYTLHISIFHGDGSVAIAHGGVEMGQGINTKVVQVCAYKFGISMDLISIKPSNSLSNANSFGSGGSITSESVCWALIKACDELITRMKPIKDKMTNPTWFELIVKCHQEYVLLTTTSLYFPEPPQIVNYYIYGVATTEVEVDILTGQKLITNVHIIEDIGESMNPLIDIGQLEGAFIMGLGYHTTEKIIHGPQGQILTNRTWNYYPPGMKDIPVNFNIKFPENNPNQVGVLHSKAIAEPPFCLSISVPLAIRNAVGYARKESKGTADSWFKFDGCTNIEQTFLKSLNDFKQYIL; translated from the exons ATGTCTCTGAAATTCACAATTGCCGACAAAGATTACACCG TTCACCCCGACGATGTGACGCCAGAAACCACCCTCAACGAGTATTTGAGAGAAAAAGCACACCTGACGGGCACAAAAAGGATGTGTCTGGAAGGCGGCTGCGGTTGCTGCATCGTGGCCGTCGAACGAATTGATCCTGCGACCAGAACGAAGAAAATTTTTGCGGTCAATTCA tgtttAGTTTCGATTTTCTCCTGTCAAGATTGGAAAATTCACACAATAGAAGGTATTGGTAACAGCAGAATCGGTTACCATCCTCTGCAGAAAACTCTTGCTGACGAAAATGGAAGTCAGTGTGGATTTTGTTCAGGTGGCATGATTATGAACATGTTCGCCATGACAAACAATGGACCAGTTTCAGCTGAAACTGTAGAAAATTCTTTTGGAG GTAATATTTGCAGATGTACTGGCTATAGAGCCATTATTGACAGCTTCAAAAAGTTCACAACAACTGATATTAAAGACATTGAAGATTTTAAGCCTTGTTCTCCTGAAGAGTGTAAGAATCTTTGCATCACACCTTGTCACAAATTGCAAAAAGATTTGTTGTACGATTGGGAAAAATCGAAATGGATGAAGGTATATTCTTTGCAAGATTTACTGCAAACCATTTCCATAACAACTACAAATTACCGATTGGTTGCAGGAAATACAGCCAGAG GTGTATACAAACACGACCCTCTCCCACAAACTTATTTAGAAGTAACTAGCATAAAAGAACTTACAACTTGGGAATTGGTGGGAAACACTTTAATTCTTGGAGGAAATATGTCGTTAAATGAaactctaaatatttttaataaagtttccactcaaaacagtaaatttaagtatttgcaAAAAATGGCACGACATATTGATCTAATTGCAAATGTACCCGTCAGAAAT gTAGGAACAATAGCTGGAAATCTGATGATAAAACATACCCATCAAGAATTTCCATCagatatatttcttatattggAAACAGTAGGAGCTTGTTTAGTTATCA ctgACGTATTTGGAAATGAAAATAGAGTTACACCAGAAAgattcatttcattcaatatgaagaaaaaagtTATCACAAAGGTGATACTGACTGGAATTAACtatgattatttgttaaacACATACAAA ATTATGCCCAGAGCACAAAATGTTCATGCTGTAGTAAACGCaggtttcttttttaaaatgaaaagtgGTGTTGTGGATACCTGTAGAATAGTTTACGGTGGGATAAATCCACAATTTGTGCACGCAATTAGAATTGAAAAGTATTTGTCTGGGAAAAGCTTGTTTAATAATAGCGTACTTCAAGAAGCTTATAAACAATTGTCAAATGATCTCAGGCCTGATTATATCTTACCAGATGACACTCctgaatacagaaaaaaattagccATTGCTTTATTTTACAAG tttgttttgaACAATGCTCCTTCCGACAAAGTATCCCCTAAGAACAAATCTGGAGGATCGTTGCTCCAAAGGCCTCTATCTTCAGGGGTGCAaagtttttcaacaaacaaaaatctaTATCCTGTAACTGCACCTTTAGTAAAACTAGAAGCGTTATCCCAAACGTCAG GTCGTGCGGAATACATTGAGGATATGCCAGATTTTCCCGGCCAAACTTTTGCCCAATTTGTCACAGCTAAAGTACCACCCGGATCCACCATTACCAATATTGATGCATCTCCTGCTTTG gctTTACCGGGAGTGATTTCATTTTACGGTAAAAACGACATACCAGGAGTAAACAATTGGATCCCAACGTTAATTTGGGTTTACTTCACCGTAAAGGAGGAACTATTTTGTGAGGGTAAAGTGAAATATTACGATCAGCCTGTTGGTGTAATTGTAGCTAAAACTCAAGACCTGGCCAATAAAGCCGCTGATTTAGTTAAGATCATTTGTACTTCTCCCCGGcaagaatattatataaccgtaaaagatatattaaaagcTTCTAAAGACGTTCAAAAAGAAAGAATCACCGAGATGACAACAGTAATTGCCAAACGAAAAG GAAATGACGTTCAAAAAGTGGTAAAAGGAGATTTTTATATCGACTTGCAGTACCATTTTCACATGGAGGTACACTGTTGTAACGTGATTCCAGTGGAAGATGGCCTTGACGTTTATTCATCCACCCAATGGATGGATGCAGTTCAGATAGGAATTGCTAACGTCTTGGGAATCAAACAGacaca AGTGAACATGCATGTTCGTCGCTTAGGTGGCGCCTTCGGCGGCAAACTGGTCCGCAATGGTATAGTAGGAGCAGCAACAGCTTTGGCAGCTTTCAAAACCAATAGACCGACTAAACTGAGATTAGATTTGGAAAGGAATATGAACATGATTGGTAAAAGAAACCCTTTGTACGTCGAATATGAAGTTGGCGTCAACAATCAAGgtgtaatacaatatttagacGCAGAATTATATTCGGATGTAGGTGTTGGAGGTAACGAACCTTTAGATCCGTTCATAAGGGATACATTTACTAGCGGTTATGATACGGATACTTGGAATTACACTACGCATATTGTTAAAACAGATACAACTCCACCATGTTGGACCAGATCTCCAG GATCTAGTGAAGGACTAGCTGCTATTGAAGCTATAATGGAACACATTGCCACTGAGCTGGGGATGGATCCATTACAATTGAAACGCGGTAATATGATTAAGGAAAAACACGAAAAACTTGCGCAGTTCACTAATGAAATGATGATATGGGCTAATGTTGACAAGAGAAAACAGCAGATAGTGCAATTCAATCag gacAATCGTTGGAGAAAACGAGGAATATCAGTTGTTCCAATGGTTTGGACCTACGACGTAACTGCAAACTATACTTtgcatatttctatttttcatgGTGATGGTAGCGTTGCTATTGCTCATGGTGGCGTTGAAATGGGACAAGGAATTAACACCAAA GTTGTGCAAGTCTGTGCATACAAATTTGGAATCTCTATggatttaatatcaattaagcCTTCAAACAGTTTATCAAATGCTAATTCATTTGGATCTGGTGGAAGTATAACATCTGAGTCAGTTTGTTGG GCACTAATAAAAGCTTGTGATGAACTAATAACACGGATGAAACCTATCAAAGACAAAATGACCAATCCAACGTGGTTTGAACTGATTGTCAAGTGTCACCAGGAGTATGTCCTATTAACTACAACATCATT GTATTTTCCCGAACCTCctcaaatagtaaattactACATCTACGGAGTGGCTACCACAGAAGTAGAAGTTGACATCTTAACtggtcaaaaattaataacgaaCGTCCACATAATAGAAGATATTGGCGAAAGTATGAATCCTCTTATTGATATAGGACAACTAGAAGGTGCTTTCATTATGGGATTGGGATATCACACCACCGAAAAAATTATACACGGTCCACAAGGTCAAATTTTAACGAATAGAACGTGGAACTATTATCCACCGGGTATGAAGGATATTccagtaaattttaacatcaaaTTCCCAGAAAATAATCCTAATCAGGTTGGAGTGTTGCATTCAAAAGCAATTGCTGAGCCTCCATTTTGTTTGAGCATTTCCGTACCTTTGGCCATCAGGAATGCTGTTGGATATGCTAGGAAGGAGTCAAAAGGTACTGCCGATAGTTGGTTTAAGTTTG ACGGATGCACCAATATTGAACAAACCTTCTTGAAGAGTTTGaatgattttaaacaatacatattataa
- the LOC109604513 gene encoding uncharacterized protein LOC109604513 isoform X4, with amino-acid sequence MSLKFTIADKDYTVHPDDVTPETTLNEYLREKAHLTGTKRMCLEGGCGCCIVAVERIDPATRTKKIFAVNSCLVSIFSCQDWKIHTIEGIGNSRIGYHPLQKTLADENGSQCGFCSGGMIMNMFAMTNNGPVSAETVENSFGGNICRCTGYRAIIDSFKKFTTTDIKDIEDFKPCSPEECKNLCITPCHKLQKDLLYDWEKSKWMKVYSLQDLLQTISITTTNYRLVAGNTARGVYKHDPLPQTYLEVTSIKELTTWELVGNTLILGGNMSLNETLNIFNKVSTQNSKFKYLQKMARHIDLIANVPVRNVGTIAGNLMIKHTHQEFPSDIFLILETVGACLVITDVFGNENRVTPERFISFNMKKKVITKVILTGINYDYLLNTYKIMPRAQNVHAVVNAGFFFKMKSGVVDTCRIVYGGINPQFVHAIRIEKYLSGKSLFNNSVLQEAYKQLSNDLRPDYILPDDTPEYRKKLAIALFYKFVLNNAPSDKVSPKNKSGGSLLQRPLSSGVQSFSTNKNLYPVTAPLVKLEALSQTSGRAEYIEDMPDFPGQTFAQFVTAKVPPGSTITNIDASPALALPGVISFYGKNDIPGVNNWIPTLIWVYFTVKEELFCEGKVKYYDQPVGVIVAKTQDLANKAADLVKIICTSPRQEYYITVKDILKASKDVQKERITEMTTVIAKRKGNDVQKVVKGDFYIDLQYHFHMEVHCCNVIPVEDGLDVYSSTQWMDAVQIGIANVLGIKQTQVNMHVRRLGGAFGGKLVRNGIVGAATALAAFKTNRPTKLRLDLERNMNMIGKRNPLYVEYEVGVNNQGVIQYLDAELYSDVGVGGNEPLDPFIRDTFTSGYDTDTWNYTTHIVKTDTTPPCWTRSPGSSEGLAAIEAIMEHIATELGMDPLQLKRGNMIKEKHEKLAQFTNEMMIWANVDKRKQQIVQFNQDNRWRKRGISVVPMVWTYDVTANYTLHISIFHGDGSVAIAHGGVEMGQGINTKVVQVCAYKFGISMDLISIKPSNSLSNANSFGSGGSITSESVCWALIKACDELITRMKPIKDKMTNPTWFELIVKCHQEYFPEPPQIVNYYIYGVATTEVEVDILTGQKLITNVHIIEDIGESMNPLIDIGQLEGAFIMGLGYHTTEKIIHGPQGQILTNRTWNYYPPGMKDIPVNFNIKFPENNPNQVGVLHSKAIAEPPFCLSISVPLAIRNAVGYARKESKGTADSWFKFDGCTNIEQTFLKSLNDFKQYIL; translated from the exons ATGTCTCTGAAATTCACAATTGCCGACAAAGATTACACCG TTCACCCCGACGATGTGACGCCAGAAACCACCCTCAACGAGTATTTGAGAGAAAAAGCACACCTGACGGGCACAAAAAGGATGTGTCTGGAAGGCGGCTGCGGTTGCTGCATCGTGGCCGTCGAACGAATTGATCCTGCGACCAGAACGAAGAAAATTTTTGCGGTCAATTCA tgtttAGTTTCGATTTTCTCCTGTCAAGATTGGAAAATTCACACAATAGAAGGTATTGGTAACAGCAGAATCGGTTACCATCCTCTGCAGAAAACTCTTGCTGACGAAAATGGAAGTCAGTGTGGATTTTGTTCAGGTGGCATGATTATGAACATGTTCGCCATGACAAACAATGGACCAGTTTCAGCTGAAACTGTAGAAAATTCTTTTGGAG GTAATATTTGCAGATGTACTGGCTATAGAGCCATTATTGACAGCTTCAAAAAGTTCACAACAACTGATATTAAAGACATTGAAGATTTTAAGCCTTGTTCTCCTGAAGAGTGTAAGAATCTTTGCATCACACCTTGTCACAAATTGCAAAAAGATTTGTTGTACGATTGGGAAAAATCGAAATGGATGAAGGTATATTCTTTGCAAGATTTACTGCAAACCATTTCCATAACAACTACAAATTACCGATTGGTTGCAGGAAATACAGCCAGAG GTGTATACAAACACGACCCTCTCCCACAAACTTATTTAGAAGTAACTAGCATAAAAGAACTTACAACTTGGGAATTGGTGGGAAACACTTTAATTCTTGGAGGAAATATGTCGTTAAATGAaactctaaatatttttaataaagtttccactcaaaacagtaaatttaagtatttgcaAAAAATGGCACGACATATTGATCTAATTGCAAATGTACCCGTCAGAAAT gTAGGAACAATAGCTGGAAATCTGATGATAAAACATACCCATCAAGAATTTCCATCagatatatttcttatattggAAACAGTAGGAGCTTGTTTAGTTATCA ctgACGTATTTGGAAATGAAAATAGAGTTACACCAGAAAgattcatttcattcaatatgaagaaaaaagtTATCACAAAGGTGATACTGACTGGAATTAACtatgattatttgttaaacACATACAAA ATTATGCCCAGAGCACAAAATGTTCATGCTGTAGTAAACGCaggtttcttttttaaaatgaaaagtgGTGTTGTGGATACCTGTAGAATAGTTTACGGTGGGATAAATCCACAATTTGTGCACGCAATTAGAATTGAAAAGTATTTGTCTGGGAAAAGCTTGTTTAATAATAGCGTACTTCAAGAAGCTTATAAACAATTGTCAAATGATCTCAGGCCTGATTATATCTTACCAGATGACACTCctgaatacagaaaaaaattagccATTGCTTTATTTTACAAG tttgttttgaACAATGCTCCTTCCGACAAAGTATCCCCTAAGAACAAATCTGGAGGATCGTTGCTCCAAAGGCCTCTATCTTCAGGGGTGCAaagtttttcaacaaacaaaaatctaTATCCTGTAACTGCACCTTTAGTAAAACTAGAAGCGTTATCCCAAACGTCAG GTCGTGCGGAATACATTGAGGATATGCCAGATTTTCCCGGCCAAACTTTTGCCCAATTTGTCACAGCTAAAGTACCACCCGGATCCACCATTACCAATATTGATGCATCTCCTGCTTTG gctTTACCGGGAGTGATTTCATTTTACGGTAAAAACGACATACCAGGAGTAAACAATTGGATCCCAACGTTAATTTGGGTTTACTTCACCGTAAAGGAGGAACTATTTTGTGAGGGTAAAGTGAAATATTACGATCAGCCTGTTGGTGTAATTGTAGCTAAAACTCAAGACCTGGCCAATAAAGCCGCTGATTTAGTTAAGATCATTTGTACTTCTCCCCGGcaagaatattatataaccgtaaaagatatattaaaagcTTCTAAAGACGTTCAAAAAGAAAGAATCACCGAGATGACAACAGTAATTGCCAAACGAAAAG GAAATGACGTTCAAAAAGTGGTAAAAGGAGATTTTTATATCGACTTGCAGTACCATTTTCACATGGAGGTACACTGTTGTAACGTGATTCCAGTGGAAGATGGCCTTGACGTTTATTCATCCACCCAATGGATGGATGCAGTTCAGATAGGAATTGCTAACGTCTTGGGAATCAAACAGacaca AGTGAACATGCATGTTCGTCGCTTAGGTGGCGCCTTCGGCGGCAAACTGGTCCGCAATGGTATAGTAGGAGCAGCAACAGCTTTGGCAGCTTTCAAAACCAATAGACCGACTAAACTGAGATTAGATTTGGAAAGGAATATGAACATGATTGGTAAAAGAAACCCTTTGTACGTCGAATATGAAGTTGGCGTCAACAATCAAGgtgtaatacaatatttagacGCAGAATTATATTCGGATGTAGGTGTTGGAGGTAACGAACCTTTAGATCCGTTCATAAGGGATACATTTACTAGCGGTTATGATACGGATACTTGGAATTACACTACGCATATTGTTAAAACAGATACAACTCCACCATGTTGGACCAGATCTCCAG GATCTAGTGAAGGACTAGCTGCTATTGAAGCTATAATGGAACACATTGCCACTGAGCTGGGGATGGATCCATTACAATTGAAACGCGGTAATATGATTAAGGAAAAACACGAAAAACTTGCGCAGTTCACTAATGAAATGATGATATGGGCTAATGTTGACAAGAGAAAACAGCAGATAGTGCAATTCAATCag gacAATCGTTGGAGAAAACGAGGAATATCAGTTGTTCCAATGGTTTGGACCTACGACGTAACTGCAAACTATACTTtgcatatttctatttttcatgGTGATGGTAGCGTTGCTATTGCTCATGGTGGCGTTGAAATGGGACAAGGAATTAACACCAAA GTTGTGCAAGTCTGTGCATACAAATTTGGAATCTCTATggatttaatatcaattaagcCTTCAAACAGTTTATCAAATGCTAATTCATTTGGATCTGGTGGAAGTATAACATCTGAGTCAGTTTGTTGG GCACTAATAAAAGCTTGTGATGAACTAATAACACGGATGAAACCTATCAAAGACAAAATGACCAATCCAACGTGGTTTGAACTGATTGTCAAGTGTCACCAGGA GTATTTTCCCGAACCTCctcaaatagtaaattactACATCTACGGAGTGGCTACCACAGAAGTAGAAGTTGACATCTTAACtggtcaaaaattaataacgaaCGTCCACATAATAGAAGATATTGGCGAAAGTATGAATCCTCTTATTGATATAGGACAACTAGAAGGTGCTTTCATTATGGGATTGGGATATCACACCACCGAAAAAATTATACACGGTCCACAAGGTCAAATTTTAACGAATAGAACGTGGAACTATTATCCACCGGGTATGAAGGATATTccagtaaattttaacatcaaaTTCCCAGAAAATAATCCTAATCAGGTTGGAGTGTTGCATTCAAAAGCAATTGCTGAGCCTCCATTTTGTTTGAGCATTTCCGTACCTTTGGCCATCAGGAATGCTGTTGGATATGCTAGGAAGGAGTCAAAAGGTACTGCCGATAGTTGGTTTAAGTTTG ACGGATGCACCAATATTGAACAAACCTTCTTGAAGAGTTTGaatgattttaaacaatacatattataa